Genomic DNA from Bacterioplanes sanyensis:
ACCACCGCTGTCAAAACAGACGCCTTTGCCCACCAAGGTGACTTTCGGGTGCTCTGGATTACCCCAGGTCAGTTGCAACAAACGCGGGTCGTGGTCACTGGCGCGGCCCACGGCATGAATCATCGGGAAGTTGTCTTGCTTCAGATCTTCCCCCGTCCACTGGCGAAATACAGCGTTGTAACGCTCGGCCAAGTGCTGGGTGACCGTTGCTAGGTCTTCCGGCATCATGTCTGAGGCTGGGGTGTTGATCAGATCGCGAGTCAGGCCAACGGCATCGATCAGGTCATTGGCTTCGCGCACGACATCGGCGTCGTCGAGATTTAATTGCGCAAACTTGCTGTCGCTTTTGCGATATCGCTCGTAACGGTAGGCGCCGCAGCCCCAGCCAAAAGCGATGGCGACCAAACGATCCGGATCGCGAATGTTATCAATATGATACTCACCAACCGGCAGTTGCTGGGCCAAGTCACCGCAAGCAAACATATCGGTTAGGTCGGAAACAACGGCAATGGCATGCCCCAGCTCACCATTATTGCCCGGTACTAAAGCCACCCCTTTGCCTTCAAAACCGCTGGCTTGCAGCCATTGGCGAGTGGTATCGGGTTGCTCCGACAACCAATGATCGTATTGCTGTGGTTCGAAAATATTGAGCGGTGTGCCGCCGCTTTGATGAGCAATCGCGCAGGACATAATCTGACTTACCATGATTTAAAGACTCGGAGATTATAGAGGAGCGCGGCGCGGCCAGCCATTCAAGCATTGCCATCAAACTGTCATGGCGCTGCAATCGGCCTGTCACTGGCGTTGGCCTAAATGGCGCTAGTGCTTGAGCGAGTGACGATGGCCATGCCTCTGACCCGACGCGATTTTCTGCTTGATACCGCCAGTGCTGCGGTTGTTCCCGCCGTCTTGCCAGCCACTTTGCCTGCATTGGCTGAACGTCAGCAGCGGCAATGGGCTTTTCAACATGGTGTTGCCAGCGGTGACCCACTCAGCGATCGGGTAATTTTGTGGACGCGGGTCACACCTTTGGATGGCCGCGACCGTGTGGCTTATCAGTGGTATCTGTGCCGCGATCCACAATGCCAACATGTACTGCAGCAAGGCTATGGCGTGACCTATCAACAGCGTGATTTTACCGTCAAGCTGGACGTCGATGGTTTGCAAGCAGGGCAAACCTACTATTACTTTTTTGCCGCGCAAGGGCAGCAGTCGGATATCGGGCGCACGCGTACATTGCCCGTGGGCTCTGTTCGACAGCTGCGTTTGGCGTTTACCTCGTGTTCAAATTTCGCGCACGGTTATTTTAATGTGTATCGCGAACTGGCAGCGCGTACGGACTTGGATGCGGTCTTGCACTTAGGCGATTACATCTATGAATACGATAATCTGGACGCCAGCTTAACCACCGGACGCATTCATTGCCCGCCGCACGAAGCCGTCACTTTGCAGGATTATCGTCAGCGCCACGCTTGTTATAAAAGTGATGCGGATTTACAGCAAGCGCATCGCCAGCATCCATGGTTGTTAATTTGGGACGATCACGAAGTGGCCAATAACGCTTGGCGCGGCGGCGCTGCCAGCCACAGCCGTGATCAAGGCGATTGGGGCGAGCGATTGTCGGCCGCGGTGCAGGCGTACTTGGAGTGGATGCCGGTGCGAGAAACGTCGACGCCGGAGCAAGGGCTGTATCGCCATTTTCGTTTTGGCGATTTGGTGGATTTAAACATGTTGGATACGCGCCTGGCCGGTCGGGATCAACCAGCCACTGACAAATTAGAGCGCGACCACCCACAGCGCACCTTGCTGGGTTACGAGCAAGAGCAGTGGCTCAGTAATAACCTACACAGTGCTCAACAGCAGGGCGTGCACTGGAAACTGTTAGGGCAGCAAGTAATGATGGCGCAGCTGGGTACCAATAACCGGCCGTTTAATTACGACCAATGGGATGGTTATCCGGCGGCGCGAAGCCGACTGTTTGATCTGATTGAGCAACAAGACATTGATAATGTGGTGGTGCTGACTGGCGATATTCATTCCAGTTGGGCGTTAGAACTGCATCGTGATCCGTTTATGGACAACAGCCAGGCATTGGCCGTTGAGTTGGTGACGCCGGCGGTGTCGTCGCCTGGCATTGAGCATCGCACGCGCGCCGCCCTGGCCGCTTCGTCGTTGCAGGCATTATTACCTCATTTGCAGTTTGTCGATTTTTACCATCGCGGCTACGTTTTGCTGGATGTGACCCCACAACGCTTGCAAGCCGAGTGGTGGGTGGTGGATCGGGTCGACTCGCCGCGCTACCAAAGTCATTGCTTAAACGCGTTGCAAATCCCTGCGGGTACAGCGCAATTTACCGCCGCCACGCAATTGTCCAAACCGCCAGACAACCCGGCTGAACCTGCACCTGCTTATGCCAGTGAGCTGGCCTTTTTGCGTCGCTGGCACGGCCCAGCCACGCCACAGGCGGAGCAGATGGCGTCGCCATTGGCAGGGCGTTAACCTTTGGTGCCACCGGTTAACGCCGTATTGCGTGGTTAAAAGCTGAAGTGATCTTCGCTCATTTGCATTAAGGTACGGGCTGGTTTCACCATCATTTTGGCGTGACCTTTGGCGCGTGGCAGCATGCGATCAAAATAAAACTCCGCAGTATGTATTTTGGCGCGATAAAAGTCTGCCTGGCTAGGGTCGCGGCTTATGGCACTGTAAGCGCTATCGGCCATGCGTGCCCAGAAATACGCCATCATCACATAACCTGAAAACATCAAATAATCGACAGACGCAGCACCGACCATGTCGCGATCTTTGCGTGCCATAAAGGCAATGCGCAACGTACCCAGACGCCAGCGCAGTAAATAGCGTTTTAGCTGTTTGATCATCGGCTTCATGTCGCTGCGGTTTTGGTGTTGTTTGATGAAGTCTTTCACCACCGTATGGAATTCGTTAAACGACTTGAGTTTGCCCAGCAACACTTTGCGCCCCAATAAATCCAACGCTTGCACGCCGGTGGTGCCTTCGTACAGTTTGGCGATCTGGGTATCGCGAATGATTTGCTCCATGCCCCATTCTTTAATGAAGCCATGGCCACCGTACACCTGCACACCTTGGTTGGCCGCTTCATAACCCAGCTCGGTTAAAAACGCCTTTAGCACCGGGGTTAAAAAACCCAGCTTGTCGTCAATGCGATCGTACTCGGCCTGATCGTCACGGCTGTGAGCAGCCATCATGTGATCGGCCAGTTGAGCAGCGTAATAGAGCATGGCGCGGCCACCTTCGGCAATGGCTTTTTGCGTTAAAAGCATGCGACGCACATCCGGGTGCACAATTAAAGCATCGGCAATTTTCTCCGGCTGCTTGGTGCCACTGAGCGAGCGCATTGAACGGCGCTCACGCGCGTAGGGCAGGGCACCCTGAAATGACAACTCCGCTGCGCCGACGCCTTGAATCGAGGTGCCAATACGGGCGGTGTTCATAAAGGTAAACATGCACATCAGGCCTTTATTTTTTGGCCCGATTAAAAACCCTTTGGCGCCGTCGAAGTTCATCATACAGGTCGATGAACCATGAATGCCCATTTTTTCTTCAATCGAGCCGCACACCACGGGGTTGCGATCGCCCAATGAGCCGTCTTGGTTGACATTGAATTTGGGCACAATAAACAGCGAAATACCTTTGGTGCCTTTGGGCGCATCCGGTAGGCGTGCCAGCACGATGTGCACAATTTGCTCGGTTAAATCGTGCTCGCCCGAAGAAATAAAAATCTTGGTGCCGCTAATGGCGTAGCTGCCATCGCCATTGGGCACGGCTTTGGTTTTAACCTGGCCTAAGTCAGTGCCGCATTGCGGCTCGGTCAAACACATGGTGCCAGTCCAACGGCCTTCGGTTAGCGGCACCAAATAGGTTTGCTTTTGCTCTTCGCTACCGTGCATATAAATGGTGTTCATGGCACCGAGTGACAGGCCTGGGTACATACCCCACACCCAGTTGGCGGTGCCGATCATTTCCGATTTGATCACCCCTAACGACAATGGCAGGCCCTGGCCGCCGTATTCCACCGGTGCCGACATGCCTTGCCAGCCGCCTTCTACATATTGGCCATAGGCTTCGCGAAATCCTTTTGGCGTGGTGACGTCGCCGTCATTAAATACACAGCCGTCGTCGCCGGTTTGATACAACGGCGATAACACTTCTTCGCTAAAACGAGCTGCTTCGCCCAGGATAGCGTCGACCATGTCGGGGGTGGCTTCTTCGCCGCCGGGAATCTGCTGGTAATGCTGTTGAAAATCAAAGACGTCGTTCATTAAGAACTGAATATCTTTTATTGGCGCTTTGTATTGGATCATGGTGAGACACTCTTACTGGTGTTGATAAAGGCCCATTGGGGAGATGTAGCAGGGCAGTAGCGCAGAGTGTGTCAAGCTCGCAGGGTCAGACCATTGGCTGTGTCGCCCAGGGAAGGTGTCACATCAGACACGCCGCTAAGGCGTGCTGATCAGCGGATCGAATTGGTGTTGTTCAACAATGGCAGCACGGGTGCCGTTGGCCTCAATAATACGCAGCCCAGCTTCAAACTTTTCACGCAATTGTTCACCGTTTTGTGTGGCGCGTGAGAACAACAGATGCAGGTCTATTTCTCGCAGGGGGCGGGCCACGGTGGCCAAACGATTGCGCTCGGAGGCAGTGAAGTGCAGCGCTAATAATTGTTCACTGACCTGTCGGCTAATGGGGAAAGCGTCGATATGGCCATCCAACAGCAAGCGTAACCCCTCGGTATCGCTGTGGCTGCGGCGTAAGCGAAAGTGCTCATCTTGAACATGTTCCTGAAACTCTGGGCCGTAGGAATAACCCAGTGTGGCACCGATGCGAATCACTTCCCCCGGTTGAGGCGACCAAATTTGCTGCCAGGTGACTGGGTGTGATTTGCGAAAGAAGAACACGCTTTGTTCGATGCCTATGGGGCTGTGGCTAAACAAGAACTGCTGCTCGCGCTGCTCGGTCCAGGACCAAACTGGGGTGGCATCGTGGGCGCCGGCGCGCACCAAATTGAGGCTGCGATTCCAAGGGTAATAATGGTACTCAACGTCGATATCGACGGCGGCAAAGGCAGCGCTAATCAGATGGCTGATAACGCCGCCATGTTCTAATTGTTCGGATACATAAGGCGGCCACTCGCCGGACGCGACGGACACCACCTCGGCGCGGCTGAGACTGGTAAACAAACAGAGCAAGGGGATAATTAGCAGCCATCGATGCATAGGCGTACACCCATCAACTGGTTGTAAAAAAGCCTAGTACAAAAAAACCGGCCAACGGCCGGTTATGAAAAAGTTGCAGGTAAGGGGGCAACTACTGCTCTTGCGAGCAAGGTTTATAGGTATAAACAGCGAGCGTTATGCTTCAACAATACGCTTCATGTCGGTCATGTAACCGCGCAGTTCCTGACCAATCCACTCTACTGGGTGGTTGCGGATCGCCTCGTTCACTTCAATCAGATGTTGGTTGTCGACCGAGTTAGACGTTACGTTCAGGCCTTTGCCAATGACGTCGGTGCTGAAATGTGGCATGAACTTGTCGCGCAGCAGAGGCACCGCGGCGTGAGCAAACAGGTAGCAGCCGTATTCTGCCGTGTCAGAGATGACGACGTTCATTTCATACAGCTTCTTACGCGCAATGGTGTTGGCGATCAGCGGTGTTTCATGCAGCGACTCGTAGTACGCCGACTCTTCCACAATGCCAGACTCCACCATGGTTTCGAACGCCAGCTCAACGCCCGCTTTGATCATGGCCACCAGCATGATGCCGTGGTCGAAGTACTCTTGCTCGTCGATTTCAACATCAGACGCTGGTGCTTTTTCAAAACCGGTTTCAGCGGTTTCAGCACGCCATTTCAGCAAGTTAGCATCGCCGTTTGCCCAGTCTTCCATCATGGTGCGCGAGAACTCGCCCGTCATGATGTCGTCTTGATGCTTACGAAATAGCGGACGCATCAGCACTTTCAGCTCTTCGGCCATATCGAAAGCAACGATTTTGGCTGGGTTCGACAGGCGATCCATCATGTTGGTGATACCGCCGTGCTTCAGCGCTTCGGTAACGGTTTCCCAGCCGTACTGGATCAGCTTGGCGGCATAGCCTTCATCCATACCGTCTTCGATCATTTTCTCGAAGCCCAAAATCGCACCGGTCTGCAGCATGCCGCACAGAATGGTTTGCTCGCCCATCAGGTCCGACTTCACTTCGGCAACAAAGGATGACTCCAGTACGCCCGCACGATCACCACCGGTGGCCGATGCCCACGCCTTGGCAATGTCCATGCCTTCGCCTTTCGGGTCATTTTCTGGATGCACGGCAATCAGTGTCGGAACACCGAAGCCGCGCTTGTATTCTTCACGCACTTCAGAACCTGGGCACTTAGGCGCAACCATTACGACGGTCAGGTCGTCACGTACTTGCATGCCTTCTTCAACAATGTTGAAACCATGGGAGTAACCCAGGCAGGCGCCGTCTTTCATCAGCGGCATGATGGCCGATACCACGCTGGTGTGTTGCTTGTCTGGCGTCAGGTTACAAACGACATCCGCGGTTGGGATCAGCTCTTCGTAAGTGCCCACGGTGAAACCGTTGTCGGTGGCGTTTTTCCAAGACTGGCGCTTCTCAGTGATGGCCGACTCGCGCAGGGCGTAGGAGACATCCAAGCCAGAATCGCGCATGTTCATGCCTTGGTTCAGGCCTTGGGCGCCACAACCGACGATCACCACTTTTTTGCCTTTCAGAAAGTCACAACCGCTGGTGAACTCATCACGGTTCATAAAACGGCAGCGGCCGAGTTGATCGAGTTGCTCACGCAAGTTGAGCGTATTGAAGTAGTTGTTACCCATAACAGCCATTCCTCGTGCGTGTATAACGAAGACCCGATGCTGTGTTGTTGCCTGGGGTCTTCGTGGGATTCATAAATAAGTCGATAGCCATGGTAGGCCAAAGCCGACATTGCGTAAAATGCTATTATTGCCACGACCTGTTGCGTTTTTTGCAACGAGCCTTAAGAGATCGACATGGACTACAAAGACCTGCAGGCCTTCGCCGCCATTTGTCATCATTTCCACCTTGGCCGTGCCGCTCAGCAACTGCATATGAGTGCATCAACCTTGAGTCGGCGCTTGGCGCGCATGGAAGAAGAAGCCGGTGCTCGGCTGATCGACCGTGACGCCAATCCACTGCAGCTGACTCATGCCGGTGCGCTGTTTCGCCAGCATGCCGAGCAAACCTTGTCCGACTGGCAACAGTTGCGCTCGGCCGTCTCCACTCAGGCCAGTGACTTGAGTGGTACGTTGACGCTGTTCTGCACCGTGACCGCCAGTTACAGTTTTTTGGTCGATCTGCTGGCGCGCTTTCGTGAGCGCTACCCTAAAGTCGAGTTGCGCATCCATACCGGCGACGCCGCCGATGCCATCAGCCGTGTGCAGCGCCGCGCCGCCGATGTTGCCATTGCCGCTAGGCCAGACGCTTTGCCAGAGGATTTGAGTTTTAAAACCATGGCGCCGTCGCCGTTGCTGTTTATCGCTCCGCGCGGTCTGGTCAACGTGCCACAACTGTCTCAAGCGGACATTGATTGGTCGCAAGTTCCGATGGTGCTGTCTGAATCTGGCTTAGGGCGCACACGGGTGGACCGCTGGTTTGCGGCGCGCAACATCACTCCCAATATATATGCACAAGTGGCAGGCAATGAGGCCATCGTCAGTATGGTGGCACTGGGTGTTGGTGTGGGCGTGGTGCCCGAGCTGGTGTTGCGCAACAGCCCGATGGCGTCCAGAGTGCGGGTGCTGACGGTGGAACCTGAATTGGAGCCCTTTGCCGTCGGTTTGTGCGCACCAACGGATCAGTTGCAGCAACCCTTGCTGCAGGCGCTATGGAAGACAGCCCGGCTTTGATGTCGCATAATGCGAGCGTTCCATTAGCGATAAGACAGCGTATGACGGATAACGAAAAGCACACCGAGCAAGAAGCTTCACATCAGTGCCCAGAGTCTGATGCCACCGCGGCCAAGCCCGCTAAATGGCCTGGCCGGAAAGGTATTTATTTGCTGCCCAACTTATTTACCACTGGCGCTTTGTTCTCCGGCTTTTATGCCGTTGTCGCCAGCATGAACGGCGACTTTGAAAACGCCGCCATTGCCATCTTTATTTCCATGATTCTCGACGGCTTCGATGGTCGAGTGGCACGCATGACCAACACCCAGAGCGACTTTGGCGCCGAGTACGACAGCCTGGCCGATATGGTGAGCTTTGGTGTCGCACCGGCATTAGTGGCCTTTAGTTGGGCACTGCAGGACCTCGGCAAGATTGGCTGGGTCGCGGCTTTTGTATACGTAGCGGGCGCGGCATTGCGGCTGGCACGCTTTAACACCCAATTGGCGGTGGCGGATAAAAACTTCTTTACTGGTTTGGCCAGCCCGGCGGCAGCGGCGATTGTTGCGGGCACCGTGTGGGCCTTTAGCGAATCAGGCACCCCTGGCAGTGACATTTCCTGGTTGATGGCGCTGATTGTTCCGGGAGCAGGTTTGCTGATGGTGAGTAACTTCCGCTATCACAGCTTTAAAGGCCTGGATCTAAAAGGCAAAGTGCCGTTTGTTGCCCTGCTGGCGGTGGTACTGGTGTTTGTTGTCGTCTCCATCGACCCAGCCAAAGTGCTGCTAGGCGCCTTTATGGCATACGCACTGTCGGGCCCAGGCTTTGAGGGGTGGCAATTTATTAAGGCCCGCCGTAAGAAATGAATCATTTGTAGCGACTGTGTCTAACATTCCTGTGTTTGTTAGGTGCAGTCGTTATGTTAATCCGCAAAGATCGCTTTTCTACGCCTCCTTCCTCTGAAATTACTCCGCATTCGGTTTATTTAAAGCGGCGGCACTTTATGCAGGCCGGGGCGCTGTCTTTGCTGGCTGCTGCCAGTCCGGTACGAGCCGTAATAGACGCCGACAATGGCCGTGATCTGAGCTCTCCTGCTTGGTTGGCAAAGCAAGTCAGTTCTGCCAAACCCTTTACGGGGGAGACGAAAGAAGCCCTAACGCCTTACGATAACGTCACCGGCTATAACAACTTCTACGAGTTTGGCACGGATAAAAGCGACCCGGCGCGCTACGCCCACAAACTGACAACAGACCCATGGTCGGTGACGGTTTCGGGGGAATGCGAGAACAGCGGCACCTTCGCTCTAGAAGATTTGCTGGCCAAGGTGCAGTTAGAGGAAAGGGTTTACCGACTGCGCTGCGTTGAAGCTTGGTCGATGGTCATTCCTTGGATTGGGTTTCCGCTGGCGCAGCTGATTAAGCAATGTCAGCCTAACTCGCGTGCGAAATACGTCGCCTTCGAAACCTTACAGCGGCCAAAAGAAATGCCGGGTCAGCGCTCCGTGTTTTCCACCATCGACTGGCCCTATATAGAAGGGTTGCGCATGGATGAAGCCATGAATGATCTGACGCTGATGGCGGTGGGCTTATACGGCGAGATGCTGCCCAATCAAAATGGTGCACCGATTCGCCTAGTGGTGCCATGGAAGTATGGCTTTAAAAGCATTAAGTCGATTGTCCGCATTCACTTCAGCGAAACCATGCCAGCCACGACTTGGAATCTATTGGCGCCGAATGAATACGGCTTCTACGCCAACGTAAATCCGAATGTTGATCATCCGCGCTGGAGTCAGGCCAGCGAGCGTCGCCTACCGTCATCACTGTTTAGCCCCAATCGCATTCCGACACAAATGTTCAATGGCTACCAACAGCAGGTGGCGCATCTTTATAAAGACATGGATTTGGAGCGCTACTACTAATGCCGGTTAGTTTGCGTCGTGTGACGGTGTTTGTGCTGGCGCTGTTGCCGCTGATTTATTTGCTACAGGCGGTGATTCGTATCCAACATGGCGAGTGGAATCTACTTGGGCCAGAGCCGGGGCGTGCCATCGTCTTCTTTACTGGCACTTGGGCTTTTAATCTGATGCTGGCGACTCTGGCGGTAAGCCCGGCGGCTAAACACACAGGTTGGCGCTGGTTGTTACAGCACCGGCGCATGCTGGGATTGTTCACCTTCTTTTATGCCAGCTTGCATCTATTGGCCTACAGTGCGCTGCTATTGGAGTGGCGTTGGCTGGAAATCTCGCAGGAACTGATTGAGCGTCCATACCTAACCTTTGGCATGCTGTCATGGCTTATTCTGCTGCCGTTGGCGCTGACATCCACGAAGGGATGGCAGCGCCGACTAAAGCGGCGCTGGAAGAGTCTGCATAAATGGAGCTATCCCGCCGCCGCTTTGATGGCGGTGCACTATCTACTGCAGATTCGTTCGTCGTGGTTTGAACCCGTTTTTTATACGATTTTGGTGCTAGCCTTGTTAGGGCTTCGTCGTTGGTCTTTACTACCTGCTTCGAAGGAGAGGTTGTCTGCCGAGTGAAATTCTTTTCACAAAGCAGTTGACGGCGCTGAGCAACTCCCTATAATGCGCCGCTCCTGATCGCTGTGACGCGGCAGGCGGGCAAGAAGCCCCAGTTTTTCAATGACTTAGAGAGCTCTGTTCGAACTCACTAAGCACTGAAAAACATCGAAACAAAGCGTTGACTTTTCAGTTCATTAGCGTAGTATGCGCCGCCTTGATTCGAGATTGGATGGCTCAAAAAGCTCT
This window encodes:
- a CDS encoding alkaline phosphatase D family protein — protein: MPLTRRDFLLDTASAAVVPAVLPATLPALAERQQRQWAFQHGVASGDPLSDRVILWTRVTPLDGRDRVAYQWYLCRDPQCQHVLQQGYGVTYQQRDFTVKLDVDGLQAGQTYYYFFAAQGQQSDIGRTRTLPVGSVRQLRLAFTSCSNFAHGYFNVYRELAARTDLDAVLHLGDYIYEYDNLDASLTTGRIHCPPHEAVTLQDYRQRHACYKSDADLQQAHRQHPWLLIWDDHEVANNAWRGGAASHSRDQGDWGERLSAAVQAYLEWMPVRETSTPEQGLYRHFRFGDLVDLNMLDTRLAGRDQPATDKLERDHPQRTLLGYEQEQWLSNNLHSAQQQGVHWKLLGQQVMMAQLGTNNRPFNYDQWDGYPAARSRLFDLIEQQDIDNVVVLTGDIHSSWALELHRDPFMDNSQALAVELVTPAVSSPGIEHRTRAALAASSLQALLPHLQFVDFYHRGYVLLDVTPQRLQAEWWVVDRVDSPRYQSHCLNALQIPAGTAQFTAATQLSKPPDNPAEPAPAYASELAFLRRWHGPATPQAEQMASPLAGR
- the ilvY gene encoding HTH-type transcriptional activator IlvY, with translation MDYKDLQAFAAICHHFHLGRAAQQLHMSASTLSRRLARMEEEAGARLIDRDANPLQLTHAGALFRQHAEQTLSDWQQLRSAVSTQASDLSGTLTLFCTVTASYSFLVDLLARFRERYPKVELRIHTGDAADAISRVQRRAADVAIAARPDALPEDLSFKTMAPSPLLFIAPRGLVNVPQLSQADIDWSQVPMVLSESGLGRTRVDRWFAARNITPNIYAQVAGNEAIVSMVALGVGVGVVPELVLRNSPMASRVRVLTVEPELEPFAVGLCAPTDQLQQPLLQALWKTARL
- the ilvC gene encoding ketol-acid reductoisomerase, producing the protein MGNNYFNTLNLREQLDQLGRCRFMNRDEFTSGCDFLKGKKVVIVGCGAQGLNQGMNMRDSGLDVSYALRESAITEKRQSWKNATDNGFTVGTYEELIPTADVVCNLTPDKQHTSVVSAIMPLMKDGACLGYSHGFNIVEEGMQVRDDLTVVMVAPKCPGSEVREEYKRGFGVPTLIAVHPENDPKGEGMDIAKAWASATGGDRAGVLESSFVAEVKSDLMGEQTILCGMLQTGAILGFEKMIEDGMDEGYAAKLIQYGWETVTEALKHGGITNMMDRLSNPAKIVAFDMAEELKVLMRPLFRKHQDDIMTGEFSRTMMEDWANGDANLLKWRAETAETGFEKAPASDVEIDEQEYFDHGIMLVAMIKAGVELAFETMVESGIVEESAYYESLHETPLIANTIARKKLYEMNVVISDTAEYGCYLFAHAAVPLLRDKFMPHFSTDVIGKGLNVTSNSVDNQHLIEVNEAIRNHPVEWIGQELRGYMTDMKRIVEA
- the pssA gene encoding CDP-diacylglycerol--serine O-phosphatidyltransferase, coding for MTDNEKHTEQEASHQCPESDATAAKPAKWPGRKGIYLLPNLFTTGALFSGFYAVVASMNGDFENAAIAIFISMILDGFDGRVARMTNTQSDFGAEYDSLADMVSFGVAPALVAFSWALQDLGKIGWVAAFVYVAGAALRLARFNTQLAVADKNFFTGLASPAAAAIVAGTVWAFSESGTPGSDISWLMALIVPGAGLLMVSNFRYHSFKGLDLKGKVPFVALLAVVLVFVVVSIDPAKVLLGAFMAYALSGPGFEGWQFIKARRKK
- a CDS encoding substrate-binding periplasmic protein codes for the protein MHRWLLIIPLLCLFTSLSRAEVVSVASGEWPPYVSEQLEHGGVISHLISAAFAAVDIDVEYHYYPWNRSLNLVRAGAHDATPVWSWTEQREQQFLFSHSPIGIEQSVFFFRKSHPVTWQQIWSPQPGEVIRIGATLGYSYGPEFQEHVQDEHFRLRRSHSDTEGLRLLLDGHIDAFPISRQVSEQLLALHFTASERNRLATVARPLREIDLHLLFSRATQNGEQLREKFEAGLRIIEANGTRAAIVEQHQFDPLISTP
- a CDS encoding leucyl aminopeptidase family protein, which produces MVSQIMSCAIAHQSGGTPLNIFEPQQYDHWLSEQPDTTRQWLQASGFEGKGVALVPGNNGELGHAIAVVSDLTDMFACGDLAQQLPVGEYHIDNIRDPDRLVAIAFGWGCGAYRYERYRKSDSKFAQLNLDDADVVREANDLIDAVGLTRDLINTPASDMMPEDLATVTQHLAERYNAVFRQWTGEDLKQDNFPMIHAVGRASDHDPRLLQLTWGNPEHPKVTLVGKGVCFDSGGLNLKPGNAMRLMKKDMGGAAQVLGLAQLIMARHLPVRLRVLIPAVENAVSGNAFRPGDVINTRQGLTVEIDNTDAEGRLVLCDALTEAAAETPDLIIDFATLTGACRVALGTELPGFFTNQLSLAGDLMQSGERVTDPVWSMPLHQPYKEFMKSDVADLVNCASTPFGGAITAALYLQHFVADVPWVHFDVMAWNNRKLPGRPVGGEAMGIRAVFEYLHNRFQD
- a CDS encoding sulfite oxidase heme-binding subunit YedZ; protein product: MPVSLRRVTVFVLALLPLIYLLQAVIRIQHGEWNLLGPEPGRAIVFFTGTWAFNLMLATLAVSPAAKHTGWRWLLQHRRMLGLFTFFYASLHLLAYSALLLEWRWLEISQELIERPYLTFGMLSWLILLPLALTSTKGWQRRLKRRWKSLHKWSYPAAALMAVHYLLQIRSSWFEPVFYTILVLALLGLRRWSLLPASKERLSAE
- the msrP gene encoding protein-methionine-sulfoxide reductase catalytic subunit MsrP, giving the protein MLIRKDRFSTPPSSEITPHSVYLKRRHFMQAGALSLLAAASPVRAVIDADNGRDLSSPAWLAKQVSSAKPFTGETKEALTPYDNVTGYNNFYEFGTDKSDPARYAHKLTTDPWSVTVSGECENSGTFALEDLLAKVQLEERVYRLRCVEAWSMVIPWIGFPLAQLIKQCQPNSRAKYVAFETLQRPKEMPGQRSVFSTIDWPYIEGLRMDEAMNDLTLMAVGLYGEMLPNQNGAPIRLVVPWKYGFKSIKSIVRIHFSETMPATTWNLLAPNEYGFYANVNPNVDHPRWSQASERRLPSSLFSPNRIPTQMFNGYQQQVAHLYKDMDLERYY
- a CDS encoding acyl-CoA dehydrogenase C-terminal domain-containing protein, coding for MIQYKAPIKDIQFLMNDVFDFQQHYQQIPGGEEATPDMVDAILGEAARFSEEVLSPLYQTGDDGCVFNDGDVTTPKGFREAYGQYVEGGWQGMSAPVEYGGQGLPLSLGVIKSEMIGTANWVWGMYPGLSLGAMNTIYMHGSEEQKQTYLVPLTEGRWTGTMCLTEPQCGTDLGQVKTKAVPNGDGSYAISGTKIFISSGEHDLTEQIVHIVLARLPDAPKGTKGISLFIVPKFNVNQDGSLGDRNPVVCGSIEEKMGIHGSSTCMMNFDGAKGFLIGPKNKGLMCMFTFMNTARIGTSIQGVGAAELSFQGALPYARERRSMRSLSGTKQPEKIADALIVHPDVRRMLLTQKAIAEGGRAMLYYAAQLADHMMAAHSRDDQAEYDRIDDKLGFLTPVLKAFLTELGYEAANQGVQVYGGHGFIKEWGMEQIIRDTQIAKLYEGTTGVQALDLLGRKVLLGKLKSFNEFHTVVKDFIKQHQNRSDMKPMIKQLKRYLLRWRLGTLRIAFMARKDRDMVGAASVDYLMFSGYVMMAYFWARMADSAYSAISRDPSQADFYRAKIHTAEFYFDRMLPRAKGHAKMMVKPARTLMQMSEDHFSF